A DNA window from Maribellus comscasis contains the following coding sequences:
- the porQ gene encoding type IX secretion system protein PorQ gives MKQIYFISIFFLILASGKAQIGGESTYQFLELTNSARMAALGGNQVALYDTADLNLPYHNPAALQSSMENILLVNYVNYLADINYGYVSFARSYEGIGNFALGMHYINYGDFLEATEEGELTGNNFSAAEYALNIIYSNQFKRWRYGANLKPILSSLESYRSFGIALDLGVSYASLDKYTNVAIVARNIGTQITTYYEDGNRESIPFDLQAGISRRLKHAPVNLALTLQHLNKWDLASEDDDDDDDDELDISINDREESMAKQFMRHVVLGVEVLPSDNFIIRAGYNYQRRQELKFDEKLSTVGMSLGFGIKIKRFRLDFATTRYHLAGSSNHFSLAINLNDKF, from the coding sequence ATGAAACAAATTTACTTCATTTCTATATTTTTCCTGATTCTGGCAAGCGGAAAAGCACAGATTGGCGGGGAGAGTACCTACCAGTTTCTGGAACTTACCAATTCGGCACGAATGGCAGCATTGGGTGGAAACCAGGTGGCGCTCTATGATACGGCTGACCTGAACCTTCCCTATCATAACCCGGCTGCACTGCAAAGTTCGATGGAGAATATTTTGCTGGTAAATTATGTAAATTACCTGGCCGACATAAATTATGGTTATGTTTCGTTTGCCCGCTCATACGAAGGAATTGGGAATTTTGCACTGGGAATGCATTACATAAACTACGGCGATTTTCTGGAAGCAACCGAAGAAGGAGAATTAACAGGGAATAACTTTTCGGCTGCGGAGTATGCGTTAAATATCATTTATTCCAATCAGTTTAAACGGTGGCGTTATGGTGCAAATTTAAAACCCATTTTATCCTCGCTTGAAAGTTATCGTTCGTTTGGGATTGCCCTCGATTTGGGTGTAAGTTATGCCAGCCTCGACAAATACACCAATGTTGCAATAGTTGCACGGAATATCGGGACACAAATCACCACTTACTATGAGGATGGAAACCGTGAATCCATTCCGTTTGATTTGCAGGCAGGAATAAGCCGCAGGCTAAAACATGCACCTGTTAATCTGGCGCTTACACTTCAGCACCTTAATAAATGGGATTTAGCCAGTGAAGATGATGATGATGATGATGATGATGAACTTGATATTTCGATCAATGACCGGGAAGAAAGTATGGCTAAACAATTTATGCGTCATGTGGTGCTGGGAGTTGAAGTACTTCCAAGCGATAATTTTATCATTCGGGCAGGGTACAATTACCAGCGCAGACAGGAGTTAAAATTCGACGAAAAACTATCTACCGTGGGGATGTCACTTGGTTTTGGTATAAAAATAAAACGATTCCGGCTCGATTTTGCGACAACCCGCTACCACCTCGCAGGTTCTTCCAATCATTTTTCCCTGGCAATCAACCTAAACGACAAATTCTAA
- a CDS encoding 4-hydroxy-3-methylbut-2-enyl diphosphate reductase: MKVEIDRRSGFCFGVIKAIKSAESELKDSPQLYCLGDIVHNGEEVKRLEKMGLKSISKEEYFKLKDCKVLIRAHGEPPETYEHAKKNNIELLDATCPVVITLQERVRDSYQNIRSHNGQVVIYGKKGHAEIIGLSGQTDYSAIVLENKNDISKIDPSRPVSLYSQTTKRIEDFYEIAEAVKNHVDPGLRVDIKDTICRQVSNRVPHLKKFAKNYDMVILVAGEKSSNGRYLFSICKEENPNAHLIARVEDIQPEWFENVESVGICGATSTPNWLMENVQEWISKKFEKTVSQ; this comes from the coding sequence ATGAAGGTTGAGATAGACAGAAGATCAGGATTTTGTTTTGGAGTTATAAAAGCGATAAAATCGGCGGAAAGCGAGCTCAAAGATTCACCACAGTTGTATTGTCTGGGCGACATTGTACACAACGGCGAAGAGGTAAAGCGGCTTGAAAAAATGGGATTGAAGTCGATTTCAAAAGAAGAATATTTTAAACTGAAAGATTGTAAAGTGTTAATCCGTGCCCACGGAGAACCTCCTGAAACATACGAACACGCAAAAAAAAACAATATTGAATTGCTCGATGCCACCTGCCCGGTTGTTATTACTTTGCAGGAAAGGGTCAGAGACTCGTACCAAAATATCCGTTCGCATAACGGGCAGGTTGTTATTTACGGAAAAAAAGGACATGCCGAGATTATTGGCTTAAGCGGACAAACCGATTACAGTGCCATTGTTTTGGAAAACAAAAACGATATTTCCAAAATTGATCCCTCCCGCCCGGTTTCCTTGTATTCGCAAACAACCAAACGTATCGAGGATTTTTATGAAATTGCTGAAGCGGTAAAAAACCACGTTGATCCGGGCTTGCGTGTCGACATAAAAGATACCATTTGCAGACAGGTTTCCAACCGCGTTCCACACCTGAAAAAGTTTGCAAAAAACTATGATATGGTCATTCTGGTTGCAGGCGAGAAAAGCTCCAACGGAAGATATCTGTTTTCCATTTGTAAAGAAGAAAATCCAAACGCTCACCTTATTGCACGGGTTGAGGACATTCAACCCGAGTGGTTTGAAAATGTAGAATCGGTTGGAATTTGCGGAGCTACTTCAACCCCTAACTGGCTGATGGAAAATGTTCAGGAATGGATAAGCAAAAAATTTGAAAAAACTGTAAGTCAATAA
- the cmk gene encoding (d)CMP kinase — protein sequence MNDKKIVIAVDGHSSCGKSTMAKSLARLLGYIYIDSGAMYRAVTLYSLRKGWIPNGQPDIKKVIEGLNDIRITFRWDNETEKNTTFLNGENIEEEIRKLEVSQNVSPISTIAEVRHEMVKQQRENGKNKGIVMDGRDIGTVVFPDAELKIFMTASPETRAQRRFLELKEKGLEVNFDDILANVKERDEIDSTRKVSPLKKADDALVLDNSNLTREQQLEWTLEKVKERTKKHEG from the coding sequence ATGAATGATAAAAAAATTGTTATTGCAGTCGACGGGCACTCATCGTGCGGAAAAAGTACAATGGCAAAATCGCTGGCCCGCTTACTTGGTTACATTTATATCGACAGCGGAGCCATGTACCGTGCAGTTACACTTTATTCACTCAGAAAAGGCTGGATACCTAACGGACAACCGGATATAAAAAAAGTTATCGAAGGATTGAACGACATCAGAATAACTTTCCGGTGGGACAATGAAACAGAAAAAAACACCACGTTTTTAAATGGTGAAAATATTGAAGAAGAAATCAGGAAACTGGAAGTTTCTCAAAACGTGAGCCCGATTAGTACCATTGCTGAAGTGCGGCACGAAATGGTAAAACAACAGCGGGAAAACGGTAAAAACAAAGGTATTGTTATGGATGGCCGTGATATCGGGACCGTGGTTTTTCCCGATGCGGAATTAAAAATCTTTATGACAGCCTCGCCGGAAACAAGGGCTCAGCGAAGATTTCTTGAACTAAAAGAAAAAGGGTTGGAAGTAAATTTTGATGACATTCTGGCCAATGTAAAGGAGCGGGATGAAATAGATTCTACCCGCAAAGTAAGTCCGCTAAAAAAAGCTGACGACGCGTTGGTACTCGACAATAGTAATTTAACACGCGAACAGCAACTGGAGTGGACACTGGAAAAAGTTAAAGAAAGGACAAAAAAACATGAAGGTTGA